In Flavobacterium sp. GSB-24, the genomic window CAGCTTTTATTGCTTTAGCTTTATATTTGCAAAAAGAAAATTATAAATTACTCGATTGTCAAGTTTATAATCCACATTTAGAGAGTTTAGGCTGTCGCGAAATTGATCGTGAAGAATTTATGTCCATTTTAAAAAGTAAGTAAAAATGAGTGTCGTTTATAGTGTAAAAGAAATTTATATTTATCCGATAAAAAGTCTGGCAGGAATAAGCTGTAAGTCTGCTTTTGCAGAAGAAATGGGATTTGAAAATGACCGCCGATGGATGCTAATCGATGCCGAAAATCAAATGCTAACGCAAAGAGAGCATCGCATTATGAGCCAGTTTTACCCGCAAATTTCAGATGGCAAAATTTGCATTACTTTTCAAGATCAAAAACATGAATTTTCTATTGATGAGCATTTGGAAAATTCGTTGGAAGTAAATGTTTGGGATGATAAAAGCGAAGTTGTTGAAGTAAATTACGAAACTTCAAAATGGTTCAGCCAGCATTTGGGATTTGAATGTAAATTGGTAAAAATTATAAAAAATGGAGACCGCAAACATGAAAGCTCCAGACTAAAAGAAACCTTCAATGTAAGTCTTGCCGATGGGTATCCATATTTGTTAATTGGGACAAAGAGTTTAGATTTCTTAAATGAAAAACTAGAAGATAAAATTACTGTTTTGAGATTTCGTCCCAATATTGTAATAAGTAGTGAAAATCCTCATGAAGAAGATGATTTTAAGACTTTTACCATTGGAGAAGTTCAGTTTAAAAACATAAAACCTTGCGGCAGATGTATTATGGTTAACAATGATCCTCAAAATGGACGTTTGAAAAAAGAGCCTCTCAAGACTTTAAGCAAATACAGAAATGTAGACAATTCAGTTTTATTTGGAACTAATATTGTGAGTTTAAATAACGGAATTATTAGTGTTGGCGATGAGGTTGTATTTTAGAAATTCAGCTTTGTAAAATTCCAGTTTAAAGTATTAAAAATTATCAATTCATTTTTTAAAGTTGGTAATTCTAGAATCAATTTTAAGGTTTCATGAGCCATCATATTACCAATAATTCCAGGCAATGTTCCTAAAACGCCATTCAAATTGCAATTAGGAACATCTTTTGGATCTGGCATTTCTGGAAATAAATCACGAAGATTTTTACTTTCTTTATGATTGAAAATCGCAATTTGTCCTTCAAACCTTAAAATGCTTCCATAAACTAATGGCTTTTTAAGCTGAACACAAGTATCATTGACCAAATAACG contains:
- a CDS encoding MOSC N-terminal beta barrel domain-containing protein; translation: MSVVYSVKEIYIYPIKSLAGISCKSAFAEEMGFENDRRWMLIDAENQMLTQREHRIMSQFYPQISDGKICITFQDQKHEFSIDEHLENSLEVNVWDDKSEVVEVNYETSKWFSQHLGFECKLVKIIKNGDRKHESSRLKETFNVSLADGYPYLLIGTKSLDFLNEKLEDKITVLRFRPNIVISSENPHEEDDFKTFTIGEVQFKNIKPCGRCIMVNNDPQNGRLKKEPLKTLSKYRNVDNSVLFGTNIVSLNNGIISVGDEVVF